The Virgibacillus dokdonensis genome includes a window with the following:
- the hisH gene encoding imidazole glycerol phosphate synthase subunit HisH → MISIIDYGAGNTKSLQFALNKIGVDSHITTDKTTIKKSDAIILPGVGAFQDAMHALDTQNLTSFIKQEAATGKPLLGICLGMQLFYESSDEDGETKGFGFLTGKVKKIPNDVKVPHMGWNNLHKYRNSSLCKQITDEAFVYFVHSYAATDVDTNTLVASAAYGMRIPAIVQQNNIIGMQFHPEKSGATGLQLLANFKEMIA, encoded by the coding sequence ATGATTTCTATTATTGATTACGGAGCTGGTAATACGAAAAGCTTGCAATTTGCGCTAAATAAAATTGGGGTAGATTCCCACATTACAACCGATAAAACGACTATAAAGAAAAGTGATGCGATCATTTTACCAGGTGTAGGCGCCTTTCAAGATGCCATGCATGCATTAGACACTCAAAATTTAACGAGCTTCATTAAACAAGAAGCAGCTACAGGCAAACCACTACTAGGTATTTGTCTTGGCATGCAATTATTCTATGAATCTAGTGATGAAGACGGAGAAACAAAAGGGTTCGGGTTTTTAACTGGAAAAGTGAAAAAAATTCCTAATGACGTTAAGGTTCCTCATATGGGCTGGAACAACCTCCATAAATACCGGAATAGTTCTTTATGTAAACAAATTACGGATGAAGCATTTGTTTACTTTGTCCATTCCTATGCTGCTACAGATGTAGATACGAATACGTTAGTAGCCAGCGCGGCTTATGGGATGCGCATTCCTGCAATCGTACAACAGAACAATATTATTGGTATGCAATTTCACCCAGAAAAAAGCGGGGCAACAGGGTTACAACTTTTAGCAAATTTTAAGGAGATGATAGCATGA
- the hisA gene encoding 1-(5-phosphoribosyl)-5-[(5-phosphoribosylamino)methylideneamino]imidazole-4-carboxamide isomerase — protein MILFPAIDIKDGKCVRLTQGDYDQVNVYSDTPVTVAKDWEAQGAAYLHLVDLDGAKSGVSTNEPIIREIAQNVSLPIQVGGGIRSLQVVEKYLSAGIDRVILGTAAIKDQSFLQTALSKFPHQVAVSIDARNGYVATDGWTKTSERKAIDLVQELEDLGLQTIVYTDILKDGMLKGPNFHELENLQAITSINIIASGGVTTIADIKQLAQMNLYGAIIGKALYDNSLPLEASLEAVKHAH, from the coding sequence ATGATTTTATTTCCAGCCATCGATATTAAAGACGGGAAATGCGTTCGTTTAACACAAGGAGATTACGATCAAGTAAATGTCTATAGTGATACACCAGTTACTGTGGCAAAAGATTGGGAAGCGCAAGGTGCAGCCTATCTTCACCTCGTCGATTTAGATGGAGCGAAATCAGGTGTTTCCACGAACGAACCTATCATTAGAGAGATCGCTCAAAATGTCTCCCTGCCAATCCAAGTAGGAGGCGGCATTCGTAGTTTACAAGTAGTGGAGAAGTACTTATCTGCGGGAATAGATCGCGTCATCCTCGGAACTGCCGCTATCAAAGACCAGTCTTTCTTGCAAACTGCTCTGTCTAAATTTCCTCATCAAGTTGCTGTATCGATCGATGCACGAAATGGTTATGTCGCAACAGATGGATGGACAAAGACAAGTGAAAGGAAGGCCATTGATCTTGTGCAAGAATTAGAAGATCTAGGATTGCAAACAATTGTTTACACCGATATTTTAAAAGACGGCATGCTAAAAGGGCCCAATTTTCATGAATTAGAAAACTTACAAGCAATTACTTCTATTAATATTATCGCTTCTGGTGGGGTTACAACAATTGCCGACATAAAACAATTAGCACAAATGAACTTATATGGAGCAATTATTGGTAAAGCGCTTTATGACAATTCCCTTCCTTTAGAAGCGAGCTTGGAGGCAGTAAAACATGCTCACTAA
- the hisF gene encoding imidazole glycerol phosphate synthase subunit HisF: MLTKRIIPCLDVDKGRVVKGKKFTNIQDVADPVKLAQRYNKAGADELVFYDITASNEDRDIFVDVVEQVATEIAIPFTVGGGIRTVEDIHSVLRAGADKVSINSAAVQQPDLIEEAAKKFGKQCIVLSIDAKQTNDGRWAVYIHGGRKQTALNAVDWAEQGEALGAGELVLNAINTDGEKNGYDLDLMHAVAQAVNIPIVASGGAGKMEHFSQVLQPTYADAALAASVFHYGEIPIPALKAYLATQGITVRPIPH; encoded by the coding sequence ATGCTCACTAAACGAATTATCCCATGTTTGGATGTCGATAAAGGACGTGTCGTCAAAGGAAAAAAGTTTACAAACATCCAAGACGTTGCCGATCCAGTAAAATTAGCGCAACGGTACAACAAGGCAGGTGCTGATGAGCTTGTCTTTTATGATATTACAGCTTCAAACGAAGATCGAGATATTTTCGTCGATGTAGTAGAGCAAGTCGCTACTGAAATTGCGATTCCCTTTACCGTAGGCGGTGGTATAAGAACCGTAGAAGATATTCATAGCGTATTACGTGCAGGCGCTGACAAAGTTTCGATAAATAGTGCTGCCGTACAGCAACCAGATTTGATTGAAGAAGCAGCTAAGAAATTTGGAAAGCAGTGCATTGTCCTATCCATTGACGCCAAACAAACAAATGACGGAAGATGGGCAGTCTATATCCATGGGGGCAGAAAACAAACTGCTTTAAATGCCGTGGATTGGGCTGAGCAAGGCGAAGCACTCGGTGCAGGAGAACTTGTGCTCAACGCAATTAATACAGATGGCGAAAAAAACGGCTACGACCTAGATTTAATGCATGCTGTTGCACAAGCAGTCAATATTCCCATCGTCGCCAGTGGAGGGGCTGGTAAAATGGAACATTTTTCGCAAGTTTTACAACCGACGTATGCAGATGCAGCTCTAGCAGCTTCCGTATTCCACTACGGCGAAATACCTATTCCCGCATTGAAAGCTTATTTAGCTACCCAAGGCATCACAGTAAGACCCATCCCCCATTAA
- the hisIE gene encoding bifunctional phosphoribosyl-AMP cyclohydrolase/phosphoribosyl-ATP diphosphatase HisIE has protein sequence MMMKQITFDDNGLVPAIVQDTDTGQVLTLAYMNEEALKKTIATKEAWFYSRKRQELWHKGATSGNKQVVHSMSIDCDQDAILLQVKPQGPACHTGEETCFHKDVFQDQPASFIMTKQLTEKIKTRKENPLPGAYTTYLFAEGMDKILKKVGEETSEVIIGAKNNDKSEVTWEIADLTYHTLVLMELLDVSVTDIKRELLKRHLQKGDGKK, from the coding sequence ATGATGATGAAGCAAATAACGTTTGATGATAACGGACTCGTTCCTGCTATTGTACAAGATACAGATACAGGTCAGGTTTTAACGCTAGCGTATATGAATGAAGAAGCGCTTAAGAAAACAATAGCGACAAAAGAAGCATGGTTCTATAGCCGAAAGCGTCAGGAACTATGGCATAAAGGAGCGACATCTGGAAATAAACAGGTGGTACACTCCATGTCTATCGATTGTGATCAAGATGCTATTCTGCTGCAAGTGAAGCCGCAGGGGCCTGCTTGCCATACAGGAGAAGAAACCTGCTTTCATAAGGATGTTTTCCAAGACCAACCTGCCTCATTTATCATGACGAAACAATTAACAGAAAAAATTAAAACTCGTAAAGAAAATCCTTTACCAGGTGCATACACGACATACTTATTTGCAGAAGGCATGGATAAAATTTTAAAGAAAGTGGGCGAAGAAACAAGTGAGGTCATTATCGGCGCGAAAAATAACGATAAATCTGAAGTAACATGGGAGATTGCTGATTTAACCTATCATACGCTTGTGTTAATGGAACTACTGGATGTATCTGTTACAGATATTAAGCGTGAATTGTTAAAAAGGCATTTACAAAAAGGGGATGGAAAGAAATGA